CTAGATTAAAAGGGTAATATGATAGACTATGCAAGTTTAAATGAATTATTGGTACTTGCCAATATGGAAAGCTACAATGCAGTTCTTAGTGATAAAGGAATGAACCCAAAAGAAAGAATGATAGAACTTAGAAAGCTTGCAAGAACTCAACTGATGTCACTTGAAAAACTTAATGAAAGTGGTATCAAAAGATTAGAAGAAAAGAAATAATTGTTTTCAAAGAATAAAAAGCTAAACAAATTTAAATTTGCAAGTGAAAAAGAGAAGCAATAAAGGAATTAAAATAATGAACGATATAAATTTAGACAGACTCATTGTTCCGATATATATAAATGAAAAAATTGTTTTAGATATGCTTGCTATTATGGAAGATGGTTTTTCAATGGTGAGTCAGGTCAATTATACAGAACATAAAGAAAATCATTCTGCTCAAAAGGTCGATGCAGGAGTTTCAACATCTGCTACGATTTTAAGTAAACTATTAAGAATTAATATTTCTGGTGAATTAAGCCATGATGGAAACAAGGGTGAAAATGAAAGTGTTGTTAAAGAAAAGGTACACACAAATGTTTCTCTTTTGTCCAAGTTCCGTGGATTTTTGTTAGAACATAAAATGTTGAATTCAGATTTTAATTTTTCTAAAATGAAAGTAGGTGATTTTATTGAAGTTGAAGGAGAATTACAAAAAAATCCGCTAATAAATTATATGGATATTTTTATTGACCTTTTTCGTATGGTGGAAATTTTTGCTGAAAAACCACAGCTAGGTAATAAAAAACAGGCAAATAATCAAAAGCAAAAAGAAAATGAAACTATAAAACAAATTGAGTCATTTGCTAATGAGTTAAAACATAGTGGTACAATTGATTTTATTTTGTCTGATTCCAAAGGAATGACAGTGCTATCGGTACAAGAACAATATCTTACAAATGACAATATATCGGAAATTATTGGTGGTCGTTTTAAAGTTCTTGGTAAAGTAATATCCATATGTGAAAAAGATACGGAAAACATTGATCTTCTTAGAAAAACTTCATTATCTATCCTATCAGAAGAATTATTAAATGAGATGTTTTCAGCATTTAAAACAACTGATATGCAACAATTCAATTTGCCTGAGTTGAAAACAAAAATAACTGGTCCTGCTGTTATTGTAATTCCTATTGCAATTTATATTTAAATAAAGAAGAATACTAATAGTAAAACGAGTATTTCTAAGAGGTGAATTTTTCAAATATGTAGATTTCTAAATCCCAGTTTATAGAATTAACAATCTACTTGAATAGACGGAAAATTTATTAGCTGTAAGTATTGATATGACCATATGATTAACAGGTGGATCTCGCGTCATAATTACGACAACGGCAGATAGTAACGATGAACACTGGGTTTAAGGACTAAAATTATAGAAAAATTATTAATAGGAGGAAGGTAAAATGAAATTTACACCAGAAAAAAAAACAATTAAAACAATGTTTAGTTCATATCCTATGATGAGTATTCCGAATTTTCAGCGAGAATATAGCTGGGATAAGTATTACTATAACACCTTTTTTATAGATATACTTGAAGGAATAAAACAGGAAGATAAAAAGCTAATTAACACAGATTATTTTATAGGCACTATGGTTTTCTCGGGATCTGAAAAAAAAGATGAAAGTATAGAAGTTATTGATGGTCAACAAAGACTTACAGTTATTACTATATTGTTATCAGTTCTAACCAATAAATTCAAAAATATAAAAGAAGAAGATTTAGCAGAAGCAACATTTAAATATATTAAAACAAAAGATGATTATGGAAGTCCTATTCCTAAGTTAAAAAGTATTACCTCATACCCATATTTTGAAGCATATGTTCAGTCAATTGAAAAAACTGATGTTGAACCTGCAACCGAAGAAGAAATTAACATAAAACAAACCTATAATTATTTTGAGTCAGAGTTGGAGGAGATGAAGTTAAAAGGGAAATATGATTTCAATGAAAACACTCTTTATAAAGATTTGTTGATAGCAATTAGAGATCAGATCCTTCAGATGAATGTTATATCTATTTTAACGGAAGAAAAAGATTCGGCTTATGAGATATTTGAAATATTGAATGCAAAGGGAAAAAACCTTGCGAGTATTGATTTAATTAAAAATAGTATATATTCTAAATTTCATGCTGACGATAATGCAAA
This window of the Streptococcus sanguinis genome carries:
- a CDS encoding DUF6414 family protein codes for the protein MNDINLDRLIVPIYINEKIVLDMLAIMEDGFSMVSQVNYTEHKENHSAQKVDAGVSTSATILSKLLRINISGELSHDGNKGENESVVKEKVHTNVSLLSKFRGFLLEHKMLNSDFNFSKMKVGDFIEVEGELQKNPLINYMDIFIDLFRMVEIFAEKPQLGNKKQANNQKQKENETIKQIESFANELKHSGTIDFILSDSKGMTVLSVQEQYLTNDNISEIIGGRFKVLGKVISICEKDTENIDLLRKTSLSILSEELLNEMFSAFKTTDMQQFNLPELKTKITGPAVIVIPIAIYI